In a single window of the Cupriavidus basilensis genome:
- a CDS encoding quinone oxidoreductase family protein: MSKAIRFYETGGPEVLKFEDVEVGEPGPGEARVRHSYIALNFIDIYFRTGRYPLPLPNGLGSDAVGVVEAVGSGVTDIRVGDRVGYLVGPQGAYSQVRVMPAAVLIPLPEGISERTAATLMMKGMTAQYLFRQVYPLQGGETILYHAAAGGVGLIACQWARAMGVTMIGTVSTDEKAAIAKANGCAHTIVTSRENIVQRVKEITDGKGVPVVYDSVGKDTLEASLDCLQPRGSLVSNGTSSGAVIVDSQMLAVKGSIWFTRPAMMHYIQPRAHMLDMAKELFDHVLAGRIASEPQQTFALADAADAHRALESRKTVGSTVLVP; the protein is encoded by the coding sequence ATGTCAAAAGCCATTCGCTTCTACGAAACCGGCGGCCCGGAAGTGCTGAAGTTCGAGGACGTCGAGGTCGGCGAGCCCGGCCCCGGCGAGGCCCGTGTGCGCCACAGCTACATCGCGCTGAACTTTATCGATATCTATTTCCGCACCGGCCGCTACCCGCTGCCGCTGCCCAACGGGCTGGGCTCCGATGCGGTCGGTGTGGTCGAGGCCGTGGGTTCCGGGGTGACGGACATCCGTGTGGGTGACCGCGTCGGCTACCTGGTCGGTCCGCAGGGCGCTTACTCCCAGGTGCGCGTGATGCCGGCCGCGGTGCTGATCCCGCTGCCCGAAGGCATATCCGAGCGCACCGCCGCCACGCTGATGATGAAGGGCATGACGGCGCAATACCTGTTCCGTCAGGTCTACCCGCTCCAGGGTGGCGAAACCATCCTCTACCACGCGGCTGCGGGTGGCGTGGGGTTGATCGCCTGCCAGTGGGCGCGGGCGATGGGCGTCACCATGATCGGAACCGTGAGTACCGACGAGAAGGCCGCGATCGCCAAGGCCAACGGTTGTGCGCACACCATCGTGACCTCGCGCGAGAACATCGTGCAGCGCGTCAAGGAGATCACCGATGGCAAGGGGGTTCCGGTGGTCTATGACTCGGTGGGCAAGGACACGCTGGAAGCCTCCCTGGACTGCCTGCAGCCGCGCGGTTCGCTGGTCAGCAACGGCACCTCGTCGGGCGCGGTGATCGTCGACTCGCAGATGCTGGCCGTGAAGGGCTCGATCTGGTTCACGCGGCCCGCCATGATGCACTATATCCAGCCGCGCGCGCACATGCTGGACATGGCCAAGGAACTGTTCGACCACGTGCTGGCCGGGCGCATCGCGAGCGAACCCCAGCAGACCTTTGCCCTGGCCGATGCCGCCGATGCGCACCGGGCTCTCGAGTCGCGAAAGACAGTGGGCTCCACCGTCCTGGTGCCCTGA
- a CDS encoding spinster family MFS transporter codes for MNPHIPHSGPDDRDDYLVGRSRAWFAFAMTFALMLFDYIDRQVIVSLFPHLKAEWSLSDKQLGALVSIISIVVALGGLPVALLADRMSRVKSVAVMATVWSVATISCMFTRNYSQLFAARAMVGVGESGYGSVGAALIASLFPKRMRSMLLGAFFAAGSIGAVLGVMLGGVIAQRWGWQAAFGVVGFPGLAIALLYLFVPDYKTVELTSRLHKAKESPWNFIRHVASALSDSRTVWSTCVGAAFQLIVVSTVWAWLPSYFNRFHGAAPDVAARQAALIVLCGALGAFVWGLVVDRAAARRPRNKPLAVAFLCVATLLVFVAAFTVAMPAGQQFLLIAFGGFLMTCTVGPAAGIVLDVVHPGVRSTGAALLSLFQNMFGLAVGPFVGGAISDALGLQTALAVMPAFGLVAAACFLLAARQYESDLHRADNRLQAYNEVPLASASA; via the coding sequence ATGAACCCGCACATCCCGCATTCCGGACCCGATGATCGCGACGACTATCTGGTCGGCCGGTCCAGAGCCTGGTTTGCCTTTGCCATGACCTTTGCGCTGATGCTGTTCGACTACATCGACCGGCAGGTCATTGTCTCGTTGTTTCCCCACTTGAAGGCAGAGTGGAGCTTGTCGGACAAGCAGCTTGGCGCACTGGTGTCGATCATCTCGATCGTTGTCGCACTAGGCGGCCTGCCCGTTGCTCTTCTGGCCGATCGGATGAGCCGGGTCAAGAGTGTCGCCGTGATGGCAACGGTATGGAGCGTAGCGACCATCTCATGCATGTTTACCCGCAACTACAGTCAGCTATTTGCCGCGCGCGCCATGGTCGGCGTTGGCGAAAGCGGCTATGGTTCCGTCGGTGCGGCGCTGATTGCAAGCTTGTTCCCCAAGCGCATGCGCTCCATGTTGCTGGGAGCGTTCTTTGCCGCCGGCTCCATTGGCGCGGTCCTCGGCGTCATGCTGGGTGGCGTGATAGCCCAGCGCTGGGGCTGGCAGGCTGCGTTCGGCGTGGTGGGTTTCCCGGGCCTGGCAATCGCGCTGCTGTACCTGTTCGTGCCTGACTACAAGACCGTGGAACTGACATCCCGGCTGCACAAGGCGAAGGAATCACCATGGAACTTCATCAGGCACGTCGCAAGCGCGTTGTCTGACTCGCGTACGGTTTGGTCGACCTGCGTCGGCGCAGCGTTCCAGCTCATCGTGGTGTCTACCGTCTGGGCCTGGCTCCCCAGCTACTTCAACCGGTTCCACGGCGCGGCCCCGGATGTTGCCGCCAGGCAGGCGGCGCTGATCGTGTTGTGCGGCGCGCTGGGGGCCTTCGTCTGGGGTCTCGTGGTGGACAGGGCGGCTGCACGCCGGCCACGCAACAAGCCTCTCGCCGTGGCCTTCCTGTGCGTGGCGACCCTGCTGGTTTTCGTTGCAGCCTTTACCGTTGCGATGCCAGCCGGCCAGCAGTTCCTGCTCATTGCGTTCGGCGGTTTCCTGATGACGTGTACGGTAGGGCCGGCGGCGGGTATTGTGCTCGACGTCGTTCACCCGGGCGTGCGTTCCACCGGCGCCGCACTACTGTCGCTCTTTCAGAACATGTTTGGCCTTGCGGTTGGGCCTTTCGTCGGGGGGGCGATTTCTGATGCCCTTGGCCTGCAGACGGCCCTTGCGGTGATGCCGGCATTCGGCTTGGTTGCCGCCGCATGTTTCCTTTTGGCGGCGCGCCAGTATGAATCGGATCTGCATCGGGCCGACAACCGCCTGCAGGCTTACAACGAAGTACCGCTCGCATCCGCATCCGCCTGA
- a CDS encoding TolC family protein, with translation MRKCDSLVIPLSLIAATLAGCATSSLNLAPAQADRPWQPATTASGDIVPGAAARAAPAPGPSDYTLPANSALASIAPPPALDPAHAYSLPELIDMAESANPLTRIAWNDARNAALAAGIAKASYLPHISAAAMGGYQNGHLSTSTPLGAAGTNTSNHGAVSVLSLQWLLFDFGERAGIVDAAEQTSIAVNIAFTAVHQRIVHDVSVAFYRYQAARSRGGTVQQAMTNADAVLAAAKARYQRGIGTVVEVAQATQNRAQTNLAMVQAQGAETDAYLALLTAIGISPLSKPRIAEMPVRPLSPALRGSIEQIVESAIAQRPDVLSAYAVERASQAKVKAAEAAFLPKVFLSAYTSYASGGSSISAIPPIGQQPPTLNLNGYRYGASVFLGVTVPIYDGGVRSAVVAQSRNDVDSASARLTRAKEESVRQVVVSQSALESSLAAYDAAKALADAAQVTYNAAFAAYSKGVGSVTDANLAQNQLLLAWNASTDAYSGALAAAATLALATGAIGSTR, from the coding sequence ATGCGCAAATGTGATTCGCTGGTGATTCCGCTATCGCTGATTGCCGCGACGCTGGCCGGTTGTGCCACGTCGTCGCTGAATCTCGCGCCTGCGCAAGCCGATCGGCCGTGGCAGCCCGCCACCACGGCATCCGGAGACATCGTGCCCGGCGCCGCAGCCAGGGCCGCACCCGCGCCAGGGCCTTCCGACTACACGCTGCCCGCCAATTCTGCGCTGGCGTCGATCGCACCGCCGCCCGCGCTTGATCCGGCGCACGCGTACTCGCTGCCGGAACTGATCGACATGGCCGAGTCAGCCAACCCGCTGACGCGCATCGCGTGGAACGACGCGCGCAATGCGGCGCTGGCCGCGGGCATCGCCAAGGCCAGCTACCTGCCGCACATCTCGGCAGCGGCCATGGGCGGCTACCAGAACGGGCATCTGTCCACCAGCACGCCCCTGGGAGCGGCCGGCACGAACACATCCAACCACGGCGCGGTGTCGGTTCTGTCGCTGCAATGGCTGCTGTTCGATTTCGGTGAACGCGCGGGGATTGTCGATGCCGCGGAACAAACTTCGATCGCCGTCAATATTGCGTTCACGGCCGTTCACCAGCGCATCGTGCACGATGTCAGCGTGGCGTTCTACCGCTATCAGGCTGCGCGGTCGCGCGGCGGCACGGTGCAGCAGGCCATGACCAACGCCGATGCCGTGCTCGCGGCCGCCAAAGCCCGCTACCAGCGCGGCATCGGCACGGTCGTGGAGGTGGCCCAGGCCACCCAGAACCGTGCGCAGACCAACCTTGCGATGGTGCAAGCACAGGGCGCCGAGACCGACGCGTATCTGGCCCTGCTCACGGCCATCGGTATCTCGCCGCTGTCGAAGCCACGCATCGCCGAAATGCCCGTGCGGCCCTTGTCGCCCGCCTTGCGTGGCTCCATCGAGCAGATCGTCGAAAGCGCGATCGCGCAGCGGCCCGACGTGCTGAGCGCCTATGCGGTCGAGCGCGCCAGCCAGGCCAAGGTCAAGGCAGCCGAGGCGGCGTTCCTGCCTAAGGTGTTCCTGTCCGCGTACACGTCATATGCCTCGGGTGGATCGTCCATCTCGGCGATTCCGCCAATCGGCCAGCAGCCGCCGACGCTGAACCTCAACGGCTATCGCTACGGCGCCAGCGTATTCCTTGGCGTTACCGTGCCCATTTACGACGGTGGGGTGCGCTCGGCGGTAGTCGCGCAGTCGCGCAATGACGTCGACAGCGCATCGGCCCGGCTGACGCGCGCCAAGGAAGAATCGGTGCGGCAAGTGGTAGTCAGCCAGAGCGCGCTCGAATCGAGCCTGGCGGCGTATGACGCGGCCAAGGCGCTGGCCGACGCGGCCCAGGTCACCTACAACGCGGCCTTTGCCGCATACAGCAAGGGCGTGGGATCGGTCACCGATGCCAACCTGGCGCAGAACCAGTTGCTGCTGGCATGGAACGCGTCGACCGATGCGTACAGCGGCGCGCTGGCCGCCGCCGCCACGCTGGCGCTCGCGACCGGGGCGATCGGCTCGACGCGTTGA
- a CDS encoding FUSC family protein yields the protein MAQPAADKLRLGLADLGALLAPFPGRASATTRIAVACTLTVLVTSIYGTPEAAISAYIVFFINRADRTASIMMSVAALVLVSIIIGLVMLLADFSVDDPLRRVACMAVLSAALLFLTSASKLRPVGAIIAMIIGFGLDELGLVPGGEIATRALLYAWLMVAIPIGVNVAVNLVLGAPPRRLACDRLAHCLRVAAACLRDPAPHGAALHAALRAGVQPVAGWLKLARIEGTANASDVAALRHAAASTMAILLAVDVARGQPGAPLPAPVADPIADTLDAMARMLDAGGYPVEIGLSPPDSSQLAPAQAALARALHTAINGFAEPPEADTAAPPMPPTSHGGFLDADAFSNRDHIHYALKTTGAAMFCYLLYQQLNWPGIHTCFITCYLVSLGTTAETVEKLSLRLAGCLAGAVIGTAALVYVVPSLSSVGGLMLLVFAGSWISAWVAQGSARIAYAGFQIAFAFYLCVIQGAGPGFDLTIARDRVIGIMLGNLMVYLVFTRIWPVSIAARIEAALGRLVEQWQQLAHARRPDDRRGHATAALALQGDIAQDLILARYEPASVGPAPEWVEDRERRLRSLDAIAGPAFLFAERFPGDPDLTQRLRTLRAHDTAQHPVQPAHATEATEATNASTEAIDAAGPDGAARTALLALIDKRLTASVADATQTAHPCPIHAQM from the coding sequence ATGGCGCAGCCTGCCGCTGACAAGTTGCGGCTCGGGCTGGCCGATCTCGGCGCCCTGCTGGCACCGTTTCCGGGCCGCGCATCGGCCACCACGCGCATTGCCGTGGCTTGCACGTTGACGGTGCTCGTCACCAGCATCTATGGCACGCCGGAGGCGGCCATCTCCGCCTATATCGTCTTCTTCATCAACCGGGCGGATCGCACCGCCAGCATCATGATGAGCGTGGCGGCGCTGGTGCTGGTCAGCATCATCATCGGACTTGTGATGCTGCTGGCCGATTTCAGCGTCGATGACCCACTGCGCCGGGTGGCGTGCATGGCCGTACTGTCAGCCGCCCTGCTCTTCCTGACCTCGGCCAGCAAGTTGCGCCCGGTGGGCGCCATCATCGCCATGATCATCGGGTTCGGGCTTGACGAACTCGGCCTGGTGCCCGGCGGGGAGATCGCCACGCGCGCCCTGCTCTATGCCTGGCTGATGGTGGCGATCCCGATTGGCGTGAACGTGGCGGTCAACCTGGTGCTGGGGGCGCCGCCGCGCCGGCTGGCCTGCGACCGGCTGGCCCATTGCCTGCGCGTGGCGGCGGCCTGCCTGCGCGATCCGGCACCGCACGGCGCCGCGCTGCACGCAGCCTTGCGCGCCGGCGTTCAGCCGGTGGCGGGCTGGCTGAAGCTGGCAAGGATCGAAGGCACGGCCAATGCCAGCGACGTCGCCGCGCTGCGTCATGCCGCTGCGTCAACCATGGCGATCCTGCTGGCGGTCGATGTCGCCCGAGGGCAGCCAGGCGCCCCCCTGCCCGCCCCGGTTGCCGATCCGATCGCCGACACGCTTGATGCGATGGCGCGCATGCTCGATGCGGGCGGCTATCCGGTGGAAATCGGGCTGAGCCCACCGGACTCCAGCCAGCTTGCGCCGGCGCAGGCGGCCCTTGCCAGGGCACTGCACACTGCCATCAACGGCTTTGCCGAGCCCCCGGAGGCGGACACAGCGGCACCCCCGATGCCGCCAACCAGCCATGGCGGCTTCCTCGACGCAGATGCCTTCAGCAATCGCGACCACATTCACTACGCGCTCAAGACTACCGGCGCGGCCATGTTCTGCTACCTGCTCTATCAGCAGCTCAACTGGCCGGGCATTCATACCTGCTTCATCACGTGTTATCTCGTGTCGCTAGGGACCACCGCGGAGACCGTGGAGAAGCTCTCGCTGCGGTTGGCCGGCTGCCTGGCCGGCGCGGTCATCGGCACGGCTGCCCTCGTGTATGTCGTGCCTTCGCTGTCGTCGGTGGGCGGGCTCATGTTGCTCGTCTTCGCGGGCTCGTGGATATCTGCCTGGGTTGCGCAAGGCTCTGCGCGCATCGCCTACGCGGGCTTCCAGATCGCGTTCGCGTTCTACCTGTGTGTCATCCAGGGCGCGGGCCCAGGCTTTGACCTGACCATCGCGCGTGACCGGGTCATCGGCATCATGCTTGGCAACCTGATGGTCTACCTGGTGTTCACGCGTATCTGGCCGGTCAGTATTGCCGCGCGCATCGAAGCGGCGCTGGGCCGGCTGGTCGAGCAATGGCAGCAACTGGCGCATGCCAGGCGGCCCGACGACCGGCGCGGGCATGCCACGGCTGCGCTGGCCTTGCAGGGCGATATCGCGCAAGACCTGATCCTCGCGCGCTACGAGCCTGCGTCCGTGGGCCCAGCGCCCGAGTGGGTCGAAGACCGCGAGCGGCGCCTGCGCTCGCTCGACGCGATTGCCGGTCCGGCGTTCCTGTTCGCCGAGCGGTTCCCCGGCGACCCTGACCTCACGCAGCGGCTTCGCACGCTGCGGGCCCACGATACGGCGCAGCACCCGGTGCAGCCCGCCCACGCCACTGAGGCCACTGAGGCGACCAATGCCTCCACCGAGGCCATTGACGCCGCCGGTCCCGACGGCGCGGCCCGCACCGCCTTGCTGGCCCTCATCGACAAACGCCTGACCGCCTCCGTTGCCGACGCCACGCAGACGGCCCACCCTTGCCCAATCCATGCGCAAATGTGA
- the mdtN gene encoding multidrug transporter subunit MdtN, producing MKMAGVRKSPLRGKLIALAIVVLAILLSIFAWHRTVRFPSSDDAGLDADMVHVASPVGGRISRILVSENQHVAKGDVLFEIDPVPYRLAVAQATADLELAQAALGTRRRTIATEHANAAIASEQTARTEQNYALTARTVERLRPLAADGYVPKQQLDQAEVAQRDAAVSLKQANVQRAAAAKAVGTEDDATATVRAREAALAIAQRALDDTVVRAPHEGRVSGLTVLSGEVVIPNQSLFLLVHTGEWFAVANFRETQLADIRLGDCATVYSMIDRSHAMRGKVEGIGIGITDTERLNLPRSLPYVQPSVNWVHVAKRFPVRIKLEEPPETLARVGASATVEIRHGAACR from the coding sequence ATGAAAATGGCTGGCGTTCGCAAAAGCCCGTTGCGTGGGAAATTGATCGCCCTGGCGATCGTAGTTCTGGCCATCTTGCTCTCCATCTTTGCCTGGCATCGCACCGTGCGGTTTCCGTCTTCCGACGATGCCGGGCTCGATGCCGACATGGTGCATGTGGCCTCGCCCGTGGGCGGCAGGATATCGAGGATCCTTGTCAGCGAGAACCAGCACGTGGCCAAGGGCGATGTGCTGTTCGAGATCGATCCTGTGCCATACCGGCTAGCCGTGGCCCAGGCGACTGCCGATCTGGAACTGGCTCAGGCTGCGCTGGGCACGCGCAGACGCACGATTGCCACCGAACACGCCAATGCGGCGATTGCCTCGGAGCAGACCGCCCGCACCGAGCAGAACTACGCGCTGACCGCGCGCACCGTGGAGCGTCTGCGCCCGCTGGCCGCGGATGGCTACGTGCCGAAGCAGCAGCTCGACCAGGCCGAAGTGGCGCAGCGCGACGCGGCAGTATCGCTAAAGCAGGCCAATGTGCAGCGTGCCGCGGCGGCAAAGGCGGTGGGCACAGAGGACGACGCCACGGCGACCGTGCGAGCGCGCGAGGCGGCGCTGGCCATCGCCCAGCGGGCACTGGACGACACCGTGGTTCGCGCCCCGCATGAGGGCCGCGTGAGCGGCCTGACCGTGCTGTCCGGCGAAGTCGTGATTCCCAATCAGTCTCTCTTCCTGCTAGTCCATACCGGCGAATGGTTCGCCGTCGCCAATTTCCGTGAAACCCAGCTTGCCGATATCCGTCTTGGCGATTGCGCCACGGTCTATTCGATGATCGATCGCAGCCATGCCATGCGCGGCAAGGTCGAGGGCATTGGCATTGGCATCACCGATACCGAGCGCCTGAACCTGCCGCGTTCCCTGCCCTATGTCCAGCCGTCGGTGAACTGGGTGCATGTGGCCAAGCGATTCCCGGTGCGGATCAAGCTGGAAGAGCCGCCAGAAACGCTGGCCCGGGTGGGCGCGAGTGCAACCGTCGAGATCCGGCATGGCGCAGCCTGCCGCTGA
- a CDS encoding DUF2726 domain-containing protein translates to MTDRELQFFNVLRQALPQAQIFSQVSMSAIVEAKNKGKEGQAARARFSQKYVDYVICSPNCRVLYVIELDDRSHNSARAKKADATKDEILANAGIPLKRYSSVKMDVSTLAADFQQVVLAISAPPVVSGSISRTSP, encoded by the coding sequence ATGACCGATCGTGAGCTGCAGTTCTTCAACGTTTTGCGTCAGGCACTTCCCCAGGCCCAGATTTTTAGCCAGGTTTCTATGTCGGCAATCGTTGAGGCGAAGAACAAGGGCAAGGAGGGGCAAGCGGCGCGAGCTCGGTTTAGCCAGAAGTATGTTGACTACGTGATCTGCTCTCCGAATTGCAGAGTGCTCTACGTGATCGAATTGGATGACCGTAGTCACAACAGCGCTAGGGCAAAGAAGGCAGATGCTACGAAGGATGAAATCCTTGCGAACGCTGGCATTCCTCTGAAGCGGTATTCGTCAGTCAAGATGGACGTATCCACGTTGGCTGCCGACTTTCAGCAAGTCGTGCTAGCCATCTCTGCGCCGCCCGTGGTTTCCGGATCTATCAGCCGAACATCTCCTTGA
- a CDS encoding sensor histidine kinase, which produces MTDRRGTPAWRRWFPFFLALLLAGSLSGALAQALPWHITSAQLRITPDGSLDRLPSQLALPAGGEGWQDTPLPMVVPRHLAPDQVGAGHIETIWVRLALPVASAAAGAPHYLYAPRWQTVGRLTVYADGEQVWQSRGGPVWNGYNYPLWIALGQAPRDIVIRIDVMGQVGAALSSVRIGTDEDLFWRYAARSFLQTQFPYLSSGGLLAVGIFSLLVWLRRREETRYLLCFLAAGAYFLHTLQYLVGQDPLPIPEAWFSWLAFNSIAWLIMACYLFIFRYLGLRYRRLEAALYASVVFLATSTLPLSWLTHVVFLYPLSQLLLVALNLVVSIAALRAAWRARSREAMTFSVWNAMSTPIAVHDVLLQNYRIDIEGIYLLSYLGCVQLLLFMYLMYRRYISALDEVAQANTNLSLRLAQREAELLESHRQLRDVERRETLTRERQRLLQDMHDGLGSSLISALRMVERGPSGMARADDIAQVLRECIDDLKLTIDSLEPISTDLLLLLATLRYRLGPRLEAAGISLTWEVGDIPPLPWLGAQSALHILRILQEVLTNVLKHSRATAVRVQTSRDDHWARVRVHDNGTPFDLTALPLEHGGRGLANVQRRAAALDAAVSWEPDATGTWFTLCLPIAPVASSLDAC; this is translated from the coding sequence ATGACTGACCGCAGGGGCACGCCGGCATGGCGACGGTGGTTCCCCTTCTTCCTGGCACTGCTGCTTGCTGGGTCGCTGTCCGGCGCTCTGGCGCAGGCCCTGCCTTGGCACATCACCTCGGCGCAGCTACGAATCACACCCGACGGCTCGCTCGACCGGCTTCCATCGCAGCTCGCGCTGCCGGCCGGCGGCGAAGGCTGGCAGGACACGCCGTTGCCGATGGTGGTGCCGCGTCACCTCGCACCCGATCAGGTCGGGGCAGGCCACATTGAAACAATCTGGGTGAGACTGGCGCTTCCGGTGGCCTCGGCCGCTGCCGGTGCGCCCCATTATCTCTACGCGCCGCGCTGGCAGACCGTGGGACGTCTCACCGTGTATGCCGACGGCGAGCAGGTCTGGCAGTCTCGCGGCGGCCCGGTTTGGAACGGCTACAACTACCCCCTGTGGATCGCGCTCGGGCAGGCGCCACGCGACATCGTCATCCGTATCGATGTGATGGGTCAGGTCGGCGCTGCCCTGTCGTCCGTGCGGATTGGCACGGACGAGGACCTGTTCTGGCGCTACGCAGCACGCAGCTTCCTCCAGACGCAGTTTCCCTATCTGTCCAGCGGCGGCCTGCTCGCGGTGGGCATCTTCTCGTTGCTGGTCTGGCTCCGGCGCCGCGAGGAAACGCGCTACCTGCTGTGCTTCCTGGCCGCAGGGGCCTATTTCCTGCACACGCTCCAGTATCTGGTCGGCCAGGACCCCTTGCCGATTCCGGAGGCCTGGTTCAGCTGGCTGGCGTTCAACAGTATCGCGTGGCTGATCATGGCCTGCTACCTGTTCATCTTCCGGTATCTTGGCCTGCGCTACCGGCGCCTGGAGGCAGCGCTGTACGCCTCGGTCGTGTTCCTGGCCACCAGCACGCTACCGTTGTCGTGGCTCACGCATGTGGTGTTCCTATACCCGCTGTCCCAACTGCTGCTGGTGGCGCTGAATCTCGTGGTGTCGATTGCCGCGTTGCGCGCCGCCTGGCGGGCCAGGTCGCGCGAGGCGATGACCTTCTCGGTATGGAATGCGATGAGCACGCCGATCGCCGTGCATGACGTGCTGCTGCAGAACTACCGCATCGATATCGAGGGTATCTACCTGCTGTCCTATCTGGGGTGCGTGCAGCTGCTGCTGTTCATGTATCTGATGTATCGCCGCTATATCAGCGCGCTTGATGAGGTCGCGCAGGCTAACACCAACCTGTCGCTGCGTCTGGCGCAGCGGGAAGCGGAACTGCTGGAGAGCCATCGGCAGCTGCGCGACGTGGAACGCCGCGAGACTCTGACGCGCGAGCGACAGCGGCTGCTGCAGGACATGCACGACGGTCTCGGTTCATCGTTGATCAGCGCCTTGCGCATGGTCGAGAGAGGCCCATCCGGCATGGCGCGCGCCGACGATATCGCCCAGGTGCTGCGTGAATGCATCGACGACCTCAAGCTGACGATCGACTCGCTGGAGCCGATATCGACGGATCTGTTGCTGCTGCTGGCCACGCTGCGCTACCGGCTCGGGCCGCGGCTTGAGGCCGCGGGCATCTCGCTCACGTGGGAAGTCGGTGACATCCCGCCGCTGCCATGGCTCGGCGCCCAGAGCGCCCTGCACATCCTGCGCATCCTGCAGGAAGTCCTCACAAACGTGCTCAAGCACAGCCGTGCAACCGCGGTCCGCGTGCAGACCAGCCGCGACGACCATTGGGCAAGGGTGCGTGTGCACGACAACGGCACGCCGTTCGACCTCACCGCGCTGCCACTGGAACACGGCGGCAGAGGGCTCGCCAACGTGCAGCGCCGCGCGGCGGCCCTCGATGCGGCGGTGTCCTGGGAGCCGGACGCAACGGGCACGTGGTTCACGTTGTGCCTGCCCATTGCGCCCGTAGCCTCTTCGCTGGATGCCTGCTAG
- a CDS encoding response regulator transcription factor — MSTESFLPFASPIRVALIEDDPRFSAAFLEALSSAPDMRTAGVATTLQNGLALLQSTPPADILVVDLGLPDGSGIDAIRAARVAWPRCDVMVATVFGDESHVMQSIAAGATGYLLKDSSAAHIVRELRSLHQGGSPISPVIARQVLSRLQTPPADMPVQAPQAPAGPKPSALSPREYEVLNEITRGFSHDEIAQRIGVSRHTLLTFVRRIYVKLDVHSKVEAINVARQHGLLRDD, encoded by the coding sequence GTGTCCACTGAATCCTTCCTGCCGTTCGCCTCGCCCATCCGCGTCGCCCTGATCGAGGACGATCCCCGGTTCAGCGCGGCATTCCTCGAAGCGCTGTCCAGCGCCCCCGATATGCGCACAGCGGGCGTCGCCACGACGTTGCAAAACGGGCTGGCGCTGCTGCAATCCACCCCGCCAGCCGACATCCTCGTGGTCGATCTGGGCCTGCCTGACGGCTCCGGGATCGATGCCATCCGCGCGGCACGCGTGGCTTGGCCGCGTTGCGATGTGATGGTGGCCACGGTCTTCGGCGACGAAAGCCACGTCATGCAGTCGATCGCCGCGGGCGCTACCGGCTATCTGCTCAAGGACAGCTCGGCGGCGCATATCGTGCGCGAGCTGCGATCGCTGCATCAGGGCGGCAGCCCGATCAGCCCGGTGATCGCCCGGCAAGTGCTGTCCCGCCTGCAGACGCCGCCAGCCGACATGCCGGTGCAAGCGCCCCAGGCACCGGCGGGCCCGAAGCCTTCTGCGCTATCCCCGCGCGAATATGAAGTCCTGAACGAGATCACGCGCGGCTTCTCGCATGACGAGATCGCGCAACGGATCGGCGTATCGAGACATACGCTGCTGACCTTTGTGCGACGCATCTACGTCAAACTGGACGTCCATTCGAAGGTCGAGGCCATCAACGTAGCCCGGCAACACGGGCTGCTGCGCGATGACTGA
- a CDS encoding FCD domain-containing protein encodes MHAGVTEKIRIIRRLDFTQRPRIVATYDEHAGVLQAIVARDCPGARGTLRAHIACSRDVARNPTLHRLVEAA; translated from the coding sequence ATGCACGCAGGCGTCACCGAAAAGATCCGCATCATCCGACGTCTGGACTTCACACAGCGGCCACGGATAGTGGCTACCTACGATGAGCATGCAGGCGTTCTGCAGGCGATCGTCGCGCGCGATTGCCCGGGTGCGCGCGGGACGCTGCGCGCTCATATCGCGTGCAGCCGGGATGTGGCACGCAACCCCACACTGCACCGGCTGGTGGAAGCGGCTTAG